The following coding sequences are from one Maridesulfovibrio bastinii DSM 16055 window:
- a CDS encoding glutaminyl-peptide cyclotransferase: MHIFAVKSHAVNSDSEGAEKTLSAPCYKCRVLSQIKHDSRAFTEGLFIYDGLLYETTGRHGSSSLRSSSLKTGKTIRSRKIEKKYFGEGSCIYGNKIFVLTWTQKTCLIFSSFDFKLLRKIKYTGQGWGLTRDGKNLIQSNGSDILTVRDPESFAKLHTIAVRDGSSAVKELNELEYVDGLILANIWRKDLIAAISPESGRVQFWIDISALRPAAGESAEVANGIAWDSENKKLYVTGKLWNRIFEIKWPIESEGQN; this comes from the coding sequence ATGCACATTTTTGCGGTAAAAAGCCATGCCGTAAATAGTGATTCGGAGGGAGCGGAGAAAACTTTATCAGCTCCGTGTTATAAATGCCGGGTATTGTCACAAATAAAGCATGACAGCCGGGCTTTTACCGAAGGTTTGTTTATTTATGACGGATTGCTGTACGAAACAACCGGAAGGCATGGAAGCTCCTCACTGAGGAGCAGCAGCCTTAAAACCGGGAAAACTATTCGTAGCCGTAAAATAGAAAAAAAATATTTTGGTGAAGGCTCATGTATATATGGCAATAAAATTTTTGTGCTTACCTGGACTCAGAAAACGTGTCTTATTTTTTCCTCTTTTGATTTCAAGCTGCTGCGTAAGATAAAGTATACCGGGCAGGGCTGGGGGCTAACCAGGGACGGAAAAAATCTTATTCAGAGCAATGGTTCGGATATCCTTACTGTTCGTGATCCTGAATCTTTTGCTAAGCTTCACACAATTGCTGTTCGTGATGGAAGTTCTGCTGTCAAAGAGTTGAATGAGCTTGAATATGTGGATGGTTTAATCCTTGCCAATATCTGGCGCAAAGATCTTATTGCCGCGATCAGCCCTGAGTCAGGGCGGGTACAGTTCTGGATTGATATATCCGCATTACGACCTGCTGCAGGAGAATCTGCTGAAGTTGCAAATGGTATTGCCTGGGATTCTGAAAACAAAAAGTTGTATGTTACCGGTAAATTATGGAATCGCATTTTTGAAATAAAGTGGCCTATTGAGTCTGAAGGACAAAATTGA